In the genome of Chryseobacterium sp. 52, the window AGACCATGTTGTACCGTTGAATTTTGTAAGACCTGAGTCTGTTGCAATCCAAAGGTTATTTTGTCCGTCAATAGCTATATCATTGATTGCATTAGTTGGTAACCCTGAATTGGAAGTTGTATAATTAGTCCATGTCGTTCCGTTATACATAATAATTCCATTAAGTTGAGATGCAATCCATTTTCTGCCCAGGCCATCAATTTGAATTTTTATAATTGAATTGGATGCAATACCGGAATTGGCAGTATTGTAATTGGTAAAAGTTGTTCCGTTAAAAGTGGAAACTCCATTATAAGTTGCAAGCCATAACAATCCATTGGCATCAGTTTTAATATCAGCAATATAATTACTGCCTATTTCTGAATTTGAAGTATTGTATGTTGTGTAACTATACGTCTGTGCCAATGCAGAAATTGAAGTGAGGATTAAGAATAAAAAGTAGAATTTTTTCATGGTTTTTAATAAAATAAATCTCTTCATGTTTAGTTTCATAATGTTTCCCTACTCGTTTAGCTTTTCGGTTCCGCTTCGTTTGAATGGTTTCTGAACTCCATATGAAATGAAAACTTTTCAAAATCAAATTAATTGATGAAAAAGCGAGCTATGATTTTAAAAAGTATGTAGTCGATTAAATAATACTGCCTCATTACCAGTAGAAGATTCGAAGTTATCCAGTACCCGTAAAGACTATATCTCGTTACAAGAAATAATCTAATAAAGTGGGTTGATTAAACAACCTGCACTTGTAAAAAATTTTGAGGATTTACTTTGATTCCAGGTTTCCGGAAACAATGAGTATTGATGAATTAACAGAATAAATTCAGGGTAATTTTTCTCATTTTCATGGTTTAATGTTTTTAAATTAAGGTTTTAGTTTTTGCTCGCAACATGTATGTCATGATGACTTTTTATGTTGTGAACTGCAAAAATATACTTTTCTTACGGAGTATCAAATAGTGTTTATTAATTTGGTATTGGAATAATATAGAGATAAAAAAGTACACTTTTTAAAAGTGTACTTTTTATCTATAAAATCTACCTATAAAAAATAGTAAATTAAGGTTTTCAATTCTTATTATTGCCCTGTTCCTTTTACAGATATTTTTCCTTTTGAATCCCGGCTTTCAAAAGATGTTCGCTTCAGGAAACTGAATAATTCAGCAGGAATCTCATTCTGACAAGGATCTGATTTCTTATTTGTATCAGATGTTTTTTTGACCACTTTTGCTGCAGAAAACATCACAATACCCCCATCTTCTCTAAGAGTAACTAATTCATCATTTTGCGACTCCGGATCAAAGTTACCAAAACACATAACGCTATTGCGGACTTGTGAGACAGGAAAACTTTCAAGTCCTATATTATCCAAAAATTGAATCCCATTGAGTTTCTTCAGTTGGAAAATTTTATGATCTCCGTCAAAGTTTCTTTGAGCAATAATTTCATCTGCTCCAACACCATCAAGATTTCCAACAGCTAATCCTTTCCAATATGAATCCGCACCAAATCCTATGGATTTATCTATAAGGGTCATCACGCCATTATCATCGATATCGTAAACGTAAACCCCATTTTGCATATGATCATCAGCATCAACAAGCAGTACAATTTCATCTTTTGGATCATCATCAAGATTACCTGCTGCAACAGCTTTAATTTTAGAATTGGCTGGAAGATTGAGCTGATTAAAATACACCAATTCAACATCAGACCCATTAAATTTATATACTCTTACTTCTTTATTATAATTTCTAACTGCAATAAAATCGTCTTTACCTCCGCTGATAAAGTTACCTGCAGCAGCTCCCACCCACTTTGAATCTGCTCCAAAACCTGTAAATTTTGAGTGCTCGACAATTTGGTTATTTTCAATTTTATAAATATAAAACCCGTTTTCGTTAAAATCGGTATGATCACTCAATGCAAGGATCTCACTTTTATTATCATCAAAGAAATCACCCGCCGCAAGACCTTTCCAATTGTAGGTAATGTCACCACATAATCTACTATTTGTAGCAGGCAAAAACCCTTTATTATCCGGTTTCATAGTTCCCATCATCCCATCAAAGTTTCTTATGACCACAAATTCTTCATCGTTACCGCCACTAAAATTCCCTTTGGCAGCTCCTCTCCAGTCTGAATCTTCTCCGTATAGATGTTCAGTATTTACAGGTACAATAAAGTTTTCAAAATTTGCTAAAAGGGCTAATGTCAGAGACGACCCTTCTACCTGAATATGATCATAATAATTTTTTGCGGCTTGTAGATCTGCAATTATCTGGTATATTTTTTTATCATATTGTGAGGAAAGATACAGCCACATATAAGAAATATAGCCATCATATTGGGTGTTAATATTCGTGGGAAGGTTGTTCACCTTACTATATTTAATATTCCATTTTAAACCGTTATAATTCACGGCATCATGTATAGACAGAGGACCTCTATAAATATCTTTTGTAAAGGTTTTAACGTATCTCTCCATATCCAAAGATGTATAAAGATAATCGTTGGCACTATTTTTCATATTGTATTTAAAACACTCATATGGAAAGCTTACAGTCAAGCCTGCATGCGATACGTCATCCCGTAAGTAAAAATGATTCCAATATATCCATGTGTATGACCCCAGATTACTATCGACGGAAGTATTTAATTTTATAAAATTTGCGATCTGATTAAATTTTTTAAAATAAGCACTATCCTCTGTAGCCCTATACATATGCACATAAACTCTTCCCATAGCACTTTGCATATTGAAGGGTGCAATTACACCTTTATACTTTATCGGAGGACCATAGGCGCTGATGGAATCTCTTTCTTTATAATAACCTATACTATCATTAGGGATAGAATTAGAATTAGGATTGTATTTAGTCTGCCATTGATCTTTATGATATTCAAGTGTTTCTTTTACCTTTTGTACAAGGTCATTTGCAATGGCAATATATTTTTGGCCAGCGTAGCGACCTGATGAATTATATTTTAAACTCTGAATAGTAAGATCTTTTTTAACCATTGCTGCAAACTTGGCCATAGGATATAATATATTGGCACTATGTACAAAATGAGAATACGCAGCTCCCGAATCCATCTTTGGTATATTGTAATGATTGTGTGACCAGGCAGCACCTGAGATTCCCCGATAATCATAAATTTTGTCTAGACCTAAACTTGGGTCTTCTTCTCGCAGATCATCCCTTCTATCTATTGTATTTCCTATACATTTTATTAAAGTGTTAGCGTAGGTTGTATCCTTTGTTTTTTCATACATCAGCATCAACGCTTCCATATGGGCTGGCACTCCCCATGCAAACTCAAACTGATCGGGGCTATCCGAATTCCCTATGGATGTATTATAATGATTCTTATCAAATAAATTTTTGTAATAAGACTGGGAATAAGATTTCAGAGCAAAAAGCACCAAAAGGATTGTAAAGAGTTTTTTCATATTAATTAGTTTTTTAGTGATCATTGAAAAGGAATTATATCTCACTATTTTGAATTAATCAAATATAAAAATATTTTTAAGTACTCTCTATATGTGAATAAAGAAAACCGTTTTTAAGTCCTAAGGTTAGGATTAAGAATAAATCGAAAGGAAAAATTTTTCAAAAGAATAGAAAATCGAATATTATTTTCTGCTTGAAATGAGGTAAAATAAAAAAGTACACTTTTAAAAAGTGTACTTTTCTTGGGTGAATGAGGGGTCTCGAACCCCCGACCTTCGGAACCACAATCCGACGCTCTAACCAACTGAGCTACAATCACCGTTTTGTGAGTGCAAATATAGGGAAGATTTTTTAATTACCAAATAATTCCATCAAAATTTTTCATCGCAATGAGCTTCTCAGACGTAAATCCCTCAGCATAAGTAACTCCCGATAATCTTCCTAAATCCTGAGCACGGTAAGTGAGACTTTCAAAAAAGTCTTTGGTCGCAATCGGAGTAACCGGTTCATTGGATGATGGATCATAAAACTGAGTTTTGAAGGCCATACATGCTTCGATTTTCTTATCTAAATGTTCAGAGATGTCAATAACGAACTCTGGTTTGATATCTTTCCACTGGATATAATGAAAAATCTGCTTCGGTCTCCAGACTTCCTGGCTTTCGCCGCCTACCCTTGTTTCAATTTTTCTCAGACCGGACAAAAAGCACGCATCCGATACTAATTTCGCTCCTTTTGCATGATCCGGATGTCTGTCATCAATCGCATTGGCTAAAACGATTTCAGGGCGGTATTTACGAATCATTTTTACAATCTCCATCTGGTATTCCTCAGAGTTTACTAAAAATCCATCCTTCATCCCCAGGTTTTCTCTTGCTGACACGCCAAGGATCTTTGCCGATTCACCCGCCTCAACCCTTCTGGTTTCATCTGTTCCTCTGGTTCCCAGTTCGCCTCTTGTAAGATCTACAATGACACATGTTTTACCTTCCGAAATCATTTTGGCTATTGTTCCACCACATCCCAGCTCTACATCATCAGGATGTGCTCCAAAAGCAAGTATATCTGTTTTCATCTTTTCTTTTTATTTTTTTAATTTATCAGATGGAACGCCCAACGATGATACTCCTATTTTTGAATTTTTAACCCTGGCGTTTCATATGTTCAAAGATAAGATTTAAAATAAAAACTTCCCAAACATTGAGAATGGGAAGTTTTAATATCTATAATTTAAATTTTAAATTACTTATTGATTTCTGCATTTAATTTTACAGCATCCTGATAAGTAGGATCAAGCTGTAAAGATTTAGCGACATAATCTTTAGCTTTTGCAGCATCAGAATCTTTATTCATATACGCTACTGCGAAGTAAGCATAAGCTAAAGTCTGTTTGTTAGCAGCCTGATCTGCAGGTTTTACTGTAGTGATGAATTTTTCATACGCCAGTTTTGCAGCATCATTATTTCCTGCCTGTTGGTAAGAATATCCCTGACTGTAATATGCCGGTGCCCAATCCGGAAGAAGAGCACTCATTTTCTGCCATGTAAGAATAGCTCCATTCCAGTTTTTAACATCCTGATATGCTGTAGCTAATTTAAACAGAGAATCAGAATCCTCTTTATTAGCCATCACTTTCTTTTTCAATGCTTCAATCTCAGGAGTAGTAGGTCCTTTTTCTGCTTCAGCCTGAGAAGCTCCTCCACCTGAAATATTGGCAAGTTCCACATCCCACTTCATTGTTTCATCTTTAGCCGCTTTAGCAATTGCTATTTTCTGCTGTGATTCTGCCGTTAAAGCTGCTTTTTTAGCTGCATCAGTTTCAGTTTTTGCCAATCCTGCTGCAATAAGTCCCTGAAGACCCTGGTCAGCCGGCTGCAATCTTGTTTTTTCAGCCTGAGATACGAAAGTATCCATATTCTGTTTTGCGTCAGCATAGTTTCCGTCAGCATAAGACTGATATGCTCTTAATTTGAACTTGATAGGATCTTCAATTTTATCAAAAATCTTGTCCAGTACTGTTTTAGAGTTTGCATAATCTTCGTTGGTGAAGTATAATTTAGCAATTTCTAACTGAGTATATGGATCCTCATCAGCATATTTTGTATAGTTGATAAGGTCTTGAGTTGCTTTTGCATTTTGCTGGTATCTGATATCGTAAGAAGCCAAAGCTTTGTATGCAGGAGCATAAGTAGGGTCTACAGCAATTGCTTTATCGATACTTTCTTTTGCATTTTTCCATAATTGAGCTGCCATCCATAAAGTAGCCATTCTTGTATAAACAGATGCTTTATTTTTAGCTAAAGGCAATGCTTTGTCATAAGCAGACATCGCCTCACCTTGTGATCTTTTAATTCTGTAAGCATCTCCAAGAGTATAATAATAATGAGCAGGCACTCCTTTTTTCTCAGCTTTCTCAATAGCTTTTGTCAGGAACTGAATCGCTGAATCAGGAGCATTGTTTTTCTCAAATAAAGTTAAAGCTTCTGCTGCTCTGAATAATACTTCAGCATCTTTTTCTCTGGAATCAGCTACAATTTTCTGAATTTCAGCGATTGCGCTTTTATCTCCTTTACCTAATTTTACGGTAGCCAAACCGATTTTGTTAAGGTAGCTTTTGCTATCAGCAGCTAAACCTTTGTTGAAGCTTTCTATTGCTTTAGCATAATCAGGCTCACCCTGCTTCAGGTAAGTATTTCCTAAATAGAAGTAATTTTCTGCTGTAGGTGCTTTCGCAACCATTTCAGTAAAATTGATTTTAGCCTGTGCGTATTTATCACTGTCTATACTGTTGATACCATCCTGCAACGTCTGTGCAGAGGCTAAACCGGCAAAAAATACCACGGCTGCTCCAAAAGCAATTTTCTTTACATTCATAATCATTATATCTTTCATTTTATATTTTTCTATACTTGAGTTATATTCTCCACAATTTTCAGACCAAAACAATGTTTTTATAAGGGGTATGATACTATTTTAATATTTCTTAACGCATCTGAACCTCTCTTTTGTATATATTATAGGGTTGTAAACCTTCTTTCTGTACGATCATCTGGCCCAGCTGAGTACATGAATATCTGATAAATCCGTTCGCAATATTAAAGTTCCCTTCATTGGTTAAGAAATACAGAACACGTGTAAACGGATATTTCATTTTACGAAGACCTTCATGATCTGCGGTGTATAGTTCCCCCATATCTTCTACAGGAAGTATTTTAACCATTTCTCTAAGCTTCTCTGAGGTTTTATCATAAGGACGGCTGAATGTATTCAGTCCTATCACTCCTATTTTGTCCGGATATTTTCCTAACTCTTCAACGATATTCTGGTTTCCCGGAATAATGGAAAATTTAAGATCTTTCGGTTGCTTTTTCAGTTTTTGCGCCACAAAATTCAGATTACTTGAATTGGTTCCGTCAAAGATAAAATTCTTGCTATCAGATTCAAGTCCTGCCTTTATTTCGTCCATAGAAATACGCTCTTTCGGAGAATCCTTGGGCACAACGAATATTACTGCATCTGCAGCAAATTTAGCAGGAAGAAACTTCAGATCAACCTGTTCTTCATATGCTTTCTTTTCTTCAGGGGTAAGATCTCTTGACATCACCGCTATTCTAGCTTTATCATTCAGCAGATCAAGAAAACCCAGATCTTCTTTCTTTGTTACAATTTTAATATGGGTTTCGGGATAATTGATCATATATCCGTCTGCCAATGCCTCGGTAACACTTTGAAAAGATTCGTCGGTAAGTATGGTAAGATCTCCTTTATGATAGGATGGAGATTTATCTTCTTTTTTGCAGCTTACAGCAGCAACGCTCATTACAGAAAGCAGTGCAATTTTTAAACTATTTCTCATCTCCTGAATCTTTAATTCTTGAAACTGCTCTATAGATTCTAAAAATTCCATAAAGAATAAGCACTGAACCCATCGCATAGGCAATAGCAGGCTCTAAAATCGTAAAGAAAAATTTGTAGACAATGACTACAATTCCCAGTACGATATAAAATAATCCGGTAACTAAGGATAACCAATTGAACATCATGTAACAAAAATACCAAAAAAAATAAAAAAGAGAAGCATATGCTTCTCTTTTTATTTATAATTTGAATAAATAAGTCTTATTCAAAGTTCATCGTAAACGGTACGCTATAGTAAGATCTAACGCTCTCCCCGTTTCTTTTCGCAGGAGTCCATTTTTTTAGTTTCTTAACTACACGAACAGCTTCACTGTTGAAGTCGCCATTTGGAGATTTCTCTTCAATAGTAACTCCGGAAACAGTTCCGTCTCTTTCTACAACGAACTTAAGTTTTGCCTTAAGTGTACCTTCACCTCCTTCCATTAGAGAAGTGTCAAAATTTTCCCCAAGGAACTTTCTTAATGAAGCCATACCTCCAGGATATTCTGCAGACTGGTCTACATCTTTGTAGATCTCGTTAGGGTTATTTGTTTTCACTTCCGCTGTACTGGCTTTATTACCTGTAGATGGCGGTGGTGGTGGCGGCGTATAAGCCGGAGCTTTTACCCCTTCTTGATTATTTAAACCAGTCGTCGTTTCTAACTGCTTAGAAATTGGTGGCGGTGGCGTTTCAATCTTCGGAGCTTTTACGGGCTCAGGAACTACGTTCTGGATAACCTCAATTTTCTCCTCTTCTTTTGGAGGAGGTGGTGGAGGTGGTTCCTCTTCTTTTGGCTGCTCAATGATCGGATCTTCTTCAATAATGTTTACTAGATCTGCCTTTACTTCTTGCTTAGGCGGTTCAGTAAGTCTCTTAATTGTAAGATAAATAAAAGGAGA includes:
- the bshB1 gene encoding bacillithiol biosynthesis deacetylase BshB1, translated to MKTDILAFGAHPDDVELGCGGTIAKMISEGKTCVIVDLTRGELGTRGTDETRRVEAGESAKILGVSARENLGMKDGFLVNSEEYQMEIVKMIRKYRPEIVLANAIDDRHPDHAKGAKLVSDACFLSGLRKIETRVGGESQEVWRPKQIFHYIQWKDIKPEFVIDISEHLDKKIEACMAFKTQFYDPSSNEPVTPIATKDFFESLTYRAQDLGRLSGVTYAEGFTSEKLIAMKNFDGIIW
- a CDS encoding tetratricopeptide repeat protein, producing the protein MKDIMIMNVKKIAFGAAVVFFAGLASAQTLQDGINSIDSDKYAQAKINFTEMVAKAPTAENYFYLGNTYLKQGEPDYAKAIESFNKGLAADSKSYLNKIGLATVKLGKGDKSAIAEIQKIVADSREKDAEVLFRAAEALTLFEKNNAPDSAIQFLTKAIEKAEKKGVPAHYYYTLGDAYRIKRSQGEAMSAYDKALPLAKNKASVYTRMATLWMAAQLWKNAKESIDKAIAVDPTYAPAYKALASYDIRYQQNAKATQDLINYTKYADEDPYTQLEIAKLYFTNEDYANSKTVLDKIFDKIEDPIKFKLRAYQSYADGNYADAKQNMDTFVSQAEKTRLQPADQGLQGLIAAGLAKTETDAAKKAALTAESQQKIAIAKAAKDETMKWDVELANISGGGASQAEAEKGPTTPEIEALKKKVMANKEDSDSLFKLATAYQDVKNWNGAILTWQKMSALLPDWAPAYYSQGYSYQQAGNNDAAKLAYEKFITTVKPADQAANKQTLAYAYFAVAYMNKDSDAAKAKDYVAKSLQLDPTYQDAVKLNAEINK
- a CDS encoding PstS family phosphate ABC transporter substrate-binding protein — its product is MRNSLKIALLSVMSVAAVSCKKEDKSPSYHKGDLTILTDESFQSVTEALADGYMINYPETHIKIVTKKEDLGFLDLLNDKARIAVMSRDLTPEEKKAYEEQVDLKFLPAKFAADAVIFVVPKDSPKERISMDEIKAGLESDSKNFIFDGTNSSNLNFVAQKLKKQPKDLKFSIIPGNQNIVEELGKYPDKIGVIGLNTFSRPYDKTSEKLREMVKILPVEDMGELYTADHEGLRKMKYPFTRVLYFLTNEGNFNIANGFIRYSCTQLGQMIVQKEGLQPYNIYKREVQMR
- a CDS encoding DUF308 domain-containing protein, which codes for MMFNWLSLVTGLFYIVLGIVVIVYKFFFTILEPAIAYAMGSVLILYGIFRIYRAVSRIKDSGDEK
- a CDS encoding energy transducer TonB, which translates into the protein MADENVYNQNLTLDEIVFENRNKEYGAYDLRHQYPRLLTKSFIVGTALFLVAALSPFIYLTIKRLTEPPKQEVKADLVNIIEEDPIIEQPKEEEPPPPPPPKEEEKIEVIQNVVPEPVKAPKIETPPPPISKQLETTTGLNNQEGVKAPAYTPPPPPPSTGNKASTAEVKTNNPNEIYKDVDQSAEYPGGMASLRKFLGENFDTSLMEGGEGTLKAKLKFVVERDGTVSGVTIEEKSPNGDFNSEAVRVVKKLKKWTPAKRNGESVRSYYSVPFTMNFE